The Methanopyrus kandleri AV19 DNA segment TCGTTGGGCGACACGATCGGTACGTGAGAGCTCTTCACCATCCGGTATCACCCCCTACGTCGCCGTACCGGCCCACAACGCCGTAGGTAAGGTAAAAAGAAAACCGCCGCGGCTCGTGGTGGGGCGGCGCGGTTTGAGCGTCCTCGAGAGGATCATCCGCGGATCGGATCTGGATCGGGAAGAGGCCCGCGATTTGATGTGTCGAATCGTCGGCGGTGAGCTTTCCGACGTTGAAGTAGCCGGTATCTTGGTGGCGCTACGCTGTAAGGGGTACACCTCGGAGGAACTCGTAGGTTTCGTCGACGGGATGATGGAGCACGCGGTGAAGGTGGATCCGGACGTCGAGAGACTCGTGGATACGGCCGGCACCGGTGGGGACGAACTGGACACCTTCAACGCCAGCACGCTGGCGGGGCTCACCGCGGCGGCGGCCGGCGTGCCCGTCGCGAAGCACGGGAACCGCAGCGTCACCAGCGAGTGCGGTAGTGCCGACATCCTGGAGGCCCTCGGTGTGAACATCGAGGCGGATCCAGACACGGTTAAGCGCTGCATCGAAGAGGTTGGATTCGGATTCATGTTCGCGCCGAAGTTCCATCCCGCCATGAAGAACGTCATGCCGGTACGCCGTAAGCTGGGGATCCGAACTGTCTTCAACGTCCTCGGACCACTCACCAACCCCGCCCGGGAGCGCGTTACCGGGCAGGTCATCGGTGTGTACTCGGAAAACCTGCTGGACCTCGTGGCCGGTGCCCTCGCGGAACTCGGGGTTCGGAGGGGACTCGTGGTTTACGGTTTAGACGGTGTTGACGAGCTGAGCGTCACCTGCGAGAACGAGGTGGTGTACGTGGACGACGGGGAGGTGACGGATAGGGACACGGTGGCCCCCGAAGACGTCGGACTGGATCGAGCCGATCCGAAGGACGTCGCGGGTGCGGATCCGGAGACCTCGGCCGAGGAAGCTCGGAAGATCCTGGGCGGTGAGCTGCCCGTCGACCACCCGAAGGTCCAGATGACGGCGTTCAACGCGGGTGCCGCTCTCTACGTCGGGGAAGCCGTCGATTCGTTGGAGAAGGGAATTCAGCGCGCACTGGACGTCCTGGAGGAGGGACGGGCTCTGGAAGTCCTGGAGAAGGTAGTCGACCTCTCCTCCTAACACCTCGTACCCCGGACGATACGTTTCGGACTCTATAACGATTGGTGCGGGCGGGGGCGTTTACCCGCCGTAGTCCTCGATGTAGTCCTCCGGCTTCGGGGGCTCCGGCTTCAGACCCTTCCTCTCCCGGATCTCCCGAATGATCTGCTCCTCCAGCTCCTCGGGCACGCGCTCGTAGCCGGCGTGCTCGGTGGTCCAGATCGCGCGACCCTCGGTGGCCGATCGGATGTCGTTCGCGAATCCGAACATCTCGGCCACGGGTGCCTTACCCTTGATGATGACGGTATCTCCCTCCTGCTGGATCTCCTCGATAGTACCTCTACGTCCCTGTATCTCCTTGGTCACGGCACCCATGTAGTCCTGCGGTACGGTCACGTAGATGTACTGCATCGGCTCGAGCAGGTGCGTGTCGGCCAGCAGCATGCCGCCGTAGATCGCGCGCTTGATCGCCGGGATCACCTGAGCCGGACCTCGGTGTACGGGGTCCTCGTGGATCTCGGCGTCCACGAGGCTGACCTTCACTCCTCGGCACGGCTCCTTCGCCAGCGGACCCTCCTCCATGGCCTCCTCGAAGCCTTCGATCAGCAGCTCCATCACCTCGTTCAGGTACTGCAGACCCACGGTCTTGTCCAGGAAGAAGTTCGTACCCTTGACGGTCTCGACGGCCTTCGCGTCGTCCCGGTCCATACCGTACTCCATCAGCGTCTCCTCGAGCTCCTTCTTGCTCATCTCCTCCGGGTTGAACTTGCCCTCCTCGATGGCCTCCACGATCTCCTCCTCGACGGGCTCCACCGTCACGTAGAACTTGTTGTGCTTGTTCGGAGACTTGCCCTCGACCTCATCGTCACAGACTCCGAACACGCCCTCTCGGTACACCACGATCGGCTCCGAGACCTTGATGTCCACACCGCGCTCCTTGATCCTGTGGGCGATGATCTCTAGGTGCAGCTCGCCCATACCGGAGACCAGGTGCTGTCCGGTCTCCTCGTTGATCTCGACCTTGACCGTCGGGTCCTCCTTCGCGATCTGGTGCAGGATCTCGATCAGCTTGGGCAGGTCCTGCGTGTTCTTAGCCTCGACGGCCACGGTGACTACGGGCTCGGCGAAGTGCTGCAGCTCCTCGAACGGCTCGATCGGATCCTCCGGGTCGGTCACGGTCTCACCGGCCCACACGTCGCGCAGGCCGGTCACGGCCGCTATGTTACCCGCCGGCACCTCGTCCGTGCGGATACGGTCCGGTCCCATGTAGATACCTACCTGCTGCACTCGGGTCTCCTTCTTGGAGCTCGCCAGGTACACCTGCTGACCCTCGCGGATCGTACCGGAATATACCCGGCCCGTCGCCACCTCACCCGCGTGCTCGTCGATCCGGACGTCCGTCACGACCATGGCCAGCTTGCCGTTCGGGTCGCACTTCCTCAGCGTCTTACCGTCCTCGCTCTCCGGATCACCCGGCCAGATCTGCTCGATACGGTACTCCTGCGCCGTGACCGGGTCCGGGAGATGCTTGACCACCATGTCCAGCACTACCTGGTACACGGGAGCCTCCTGGGCCAGCTCCTTCTGCTTGTCCTGCTGACAGTACTCGATGATGTCCTTGAACGTGATCCCGGTCTTCTCCATGAACGGGAAGCTGATACCCCAACCGTAGTACGCGCTTCCGAACGCCACGGAACCGTCCTCGACGCTCACCTTCCACTCGTCCTTGAACTCCTCGGGCGCCATCTGCTCGATCATCTTGTTGACCTCGGAGATGATCTCCAGGAACCGGTTCTGCATCTCCTCCGGGCTCAGCTTCAGCTCGTTGATCAGTCTGTCTACCTTGTTGATGTACAGTACCGGCCTCACGCGCTCTCGGAGAGCCTGCCGGAGCACGGTTTCCGTCTGTGGCATCACACCTTCGACCGCGCATACGACCACGATCGCGCCGTCCACGGCTCGCATGGCCCGGGTCACGTCACCCGAGAAGTCCACGTGACCGGGGGTGTCGATGAGGTTGATCAGGTACTCCTCGCCCTCATACTCGTGCACCATGCTGACGTTCGCGGCGTCGATCGTGATACCTCGCTCCTGCTCCATCTCGTCGAAGTCCAGCACGAGTTGATCTCCGGCCAGCTCCTCCGAGATCATCCCGGCGCCGGCCAACAGCTGGTCGGATAACGTCGTGTTGTGCACCACGAACCCTTCGGCGGCGAAGTTGTGATGCTCTTCGACCGTGAAGTCGTACACGTAACCGTCGTACTCGACCTCCTCGACGCGTACCACCTCCAGGAAGCAGACGTCGTCCCTGGCGAGCGCCTTCAACCTCTCGAGTGCCTCACCCTCGACCCCGACCGCCTCCAGGGTGCTGATCACCTTCTCGAGGCTCGACTTAGTCAGGCCCACCTGGCCACCCTCGTAGTTCGAGTAACAGTTGAACATCCTCGTGGTTGGGACGTCACCGCGAACTTCCCGAAGGATTTCCCCGCTGATCGGTACCTTCTCGAGCTCCGAGGACGACGCCTTCTCCATCAGTTTCTTCAGCTTCTCCGCCTTCTCGGGCTCCCGGAAGCCCGGGAACCTCTCGAGCGACCGGGCGCCCGACACGTACAGGGTGTAGGCACCGTCTCCCTCCCTGAGGTAGCTGGCCACGTCGAACTTCTGCAGGAGCAACTGGAGATCTTCCAGGAACTCCCGGCTCACGGAAGTCACCGATACCGCGCTCCGACCCTCCTCGACGGTACCGTCCGCGTCGAAGTACCCGCGGATGAACTCGGCGATGCAGTCCAACGGTGCCCTGGTCAGGAAGTCGTTGACCCGGATCCTGTGGGCCTTCTTCCTCCTCGGGTAGTCGAAGAGTGCCTCCAGGATCCTCGGGACGGTCTCCGGGAAGTCAATCCGCGCGGTCTTGCCCTCATACCTTCGGACTCGGACCTCCAGACCCATGTCGCTCGCGATCCGCTTTACCTCCCCCTGAATGGCTTCGGACCCGTTGGTGAGCTGGTTCCAGCACCCGTCACCGAACATGAGACCCGCCAGGTAGAACAGATCCTCCGGCTCGGGCAGTCGGATGGGCTTCGTCGACTTGGTGTTCGACCGGTAGGAGACCTCGACGGCGTCGTAGAGGTCCGCCAGGTCCAGACCCAGCTCTTCCGCCAGGTCGACGAGGATATCGGCTCGAATCCGTCCCTTTCTCAGCTGGTAGTAGAACGAGTTTTCCTCGATGTCCACCTCCAGCGTCTCCCATAGCGCCTTGATTCCGCGCTCCTTGGCCAGCTCGAGAACGCTCTCCGCCTCCTCTTCCGGCAGGTGGACGAAGAAGTCCCTGCCGAGCCTGCGGAACACCTCGCGCTTGAGCTCCTCCTCGCTCATCCCTTCGTGGACCAGCTTCTGGGTGCACACGATGTAATCTCCGATCTCCAGCTCGTCGGCCCTCTTCTCGACGATCTCACCCGAGGGATCCAGGACGAGGAACTTGTGCTCCGGCGTCGTACGGATGCTCCTACCGTTCTTCACCTCGACCTCCACGAGCTTGTCCGCCTTCAGGCGCCACACGTGAGTTATCTTGCCTTCCACGATCTCTACGGCGTCCTTGTCCAGCGAGGATACTCCGACGGGCTCTCTTAGCTCGTAGACCTCTTCACTCTCATCGCACTTCACGAGTCTGCCGCGCTCTTTCAGCTCCTCGAACAACTCGTCCGCTCGGACGAACCGGCCGTCTGCTAGGCAGATCTTGGTCTCGGGAGCCACACACTTACCGTGGTCTATATGGGCGATGATACCGATATTACGGATCTTCCCCGGCTCGGTCATTAGTTTGCGGCACTTCTCGGCCATCTTCTCCTTACGACCCAAAACCTACGACCCCCTTATCGGGCCGCCTCCGCGATGCGCTCGATCTCCTCCTTACGCCGGATGGAGTGGCACTCCGTATCGTATCTCGCGGCTGCGATGATCTCCTCCGCCAAGCACTCCTCTATCGGTTTCGGGTTGCGGAACGCCCGCTGCTGAGCGCCCTCCGTAATTAGCCGGAGGGCGATGTCCAGCCGCCGCTGCGGCGAGGAATCGACGGCCTCGTGGTAAGAAATACCTCCGTAAATGATCGTGGTGGTCTCCTCCCTCGGAGCGGCGTTCTCCAGGGCCTGCACCAGAACCTGGATCGGGTTCTCACCGGTCCGCTCGTGGATGATGTCGAACGCCCTCTTGACTATATTGTATGCGAGGTGCTTCTTGCCGGTGTTCTTTTCCGTCCGCATCACACGGTTGATCAGCCTCTCCACGATCGGGACTTCCGCCTTCGCGAACCGCTTCTTGGCGTGACGACCGCCAGTGTGCGGTAGGTACATCGGCTTCAGACAGATGTAATCCTTCAGACCCGGGTCTCGAACCTCGACCTCCGTGGGGTCCCACTTGCCGAACACCTTCATCTCGTAGAGTCTGTCCAGGTACGGGTTGCCCTCCAGCTCGGAGTACACCACTCGGCGCTCCTCCGTCTCAGCTTCCTCCTCGGTTACTTCCTCTTCCCTCTCCATCTCCTCGACTTCCTTGGCCAACTCGAACGTCCCCTTAACGCATCGGCTTCTCGATCTTACCCTTCAGCAGCTCGGACAGAGCCACGTCGTTCACCTTCACGACCTTGTATCGGACGCCCGGAATGTCTCCCTTAGCGCGACCCTTGGGACCTCCGATACCCTCGATGACCACCTCATCGTGCTCGTCGATGTAGTCGATCGCACCGTCACCGGGACAGAACGCGGTGACCTGCTTACCGTTCTTGATCAGCTGGACGCGTACGCACTTACGGATCGCGGAGTTGGGCTGCTTCGCCTCGACTCCGACCTTCTCGAGCACGATCCCACGCGCCTGAGGTGCGCCCTCCAGTGGGTCTGCCTTTTCGTCGAGTTTCAACATCCTACGCTTATACCTCTCGTCCTTCCACCGGAACTTCTTACGCTTCTCCCGCAGCTTACGGGCCGCGAACTCCCCAGCGGGACTCTTCTTGCCCGGCATGAGCGTGAGCCCCCTAGATCACGTGACGATGATATCATCGATACCATGGTGTCTCCTCGCGAGGATCCGCGCCTTCTTTATGTTCCTTCCCCCTTTACCGATAACCCGGCCCCGCTCGGACTCCGGCACGTCCACTATCGCGACTTTCTTGTTCCCGCGCTCCGTCACTCGAACGCTCTTCACGCGCGCCGGAAACAGGGCGTTTCGGATGAACTTCTCCGGATCCTCGGAGTGCTCCACGACCTCCACGTCCATCCCGAGCTGCTCCTGAACGCGACGCACGTTCTGACCCTTCTTACCGATCGCTAGGCCTATCTGTCCCTCCTTCACCACGAAGATCGCCCTGTTGTGCTCGTCGTCGATCACGCAGTCCAGCACGTGTGCCCCGGTGAGGCTCTCGAAGAGCGCGATCATGCGGATCTGCTCGGTTTCCAGTTTAACCGCCAAGGTTTTTCACCCCTTTTAGCTCGGTGCGGCCCCTTCCTCCATAGCCTTGCGGACCGTAGCGATGAGGTCAGACTCGCCGTCGTCCAGGACCGCCATCGAAGCTACCACGTGTGGTCTACCGCATACGTCACCCAGATCCATGCTCGTGCCCGGGTACACGAACACCGGTACGTCGGCTAGCTCCGCGTAGTACTCGATGTCTTCACGGATTTCGGCCGGACAGTTCGCCGCTACGATCACTAGCTTGGGCTTCCCTAGTTTCAGTAGCTTGATGGTCTGGTTGGATCCTAACACGACGTCTCCAGTCTCGACAGCCATGCGGATCTGACGCTCAATCTCCTGCAGCTCCACCAAGTTACAACACCCCGGAATGAGAACTAGCCCTTACCCTCGATGGTGCACAATGAGTCATTCCGCCCCGCTCACGTTTCACCCCGCGCGGCACGGTTTCCCCATAAAAGTCTTACTCCTCGACCGGGTCTGACTTAAGAACTTACTGCGAGAAACAGGAAACGCTCCCCCGACACCTGTATACGACGATACGCGGGCTACCCGCGACGGGGCACTACCGGGCTCCGCGCGTCGAAGTACCGGGACGGATCCTTCGAGATGCACCTATCCCTACGCGTCTATCTCGACGGCTCAGAGGTGGCGCTGTGACCACGTCCACTTATCAGCGCGAAAAACATCGCGAACAGGTGCCGTGAAACCGAGACGGTAGCGGCCGAGCTCGGGTACCGAGTTACCTCCGCGGGTACCTACCGGCGCCCGTGCCGCTAGTGGGTGTAAGCGATCGTAGTCCCATGGGGTGATGGGAAGGAAAGCGGCCCAGTTCAGCTCTCCCCTTCCTCTTCTCCCTCCTTGAACTTGGAGTAATCCACTGTGAGCTCCACCGTACCGGTACCCACCGGTACCGGCTTACCCACGATGATGTTCTCGAGCACTCCACGCAGCTCCTCGACGTCACCCGACGTCGCCG contains these protein-coding regions:
- the trpD gene encoding anthranilate phosphoribosyltransferase, whose product is MSVLERIIRGSDLDREEARDLMCRIVGGELSDVEVAGILVALRCKGYTSEELVGFVDGMMEHAVKVDPDVERLVDTAGTGGDELDTFNASTLAGLTAAAAGVPVAKHGNRSVTSECGSADILEALGVNIEADPDTVKRCIEEVGFGFMFAPKFHPAMKNVMPVRRKLGIRTVFNVLGPLTNPARERVTGQVIGVYSENLLDLVAGALAELGVRRGLVVYGLDGVDELSVTCENEVVYVDDGEVTDRDTVAPEDVGLDRADPKDVAGADPETSAEEARKILGGELPVDHPKVQMTAFNAGAALYVGEAVDSLEKGIQRALDVLEEGRALEVLEKVVDLSS
- a CDS encoding elongation factor EF-2, whose translation is MAEKCRKLMTEPGKIRNIGIIAHIDHGKCVAPETKICLADGRFVRADELFEELKERGRLVKCDESEEVYELREPVGVSSLDKDAVEIVEGKITHVWRLKADKLVEVEVKNGRSIRTTPEHKFLVLDPSGEIVEKRADELEIGDYIVCTQKLVHEGMSEEELKREVFRRLGRDFFVHLPEEEAESVLELAKERGIKALWETLEVDIEENSFYYQLRKGRIRADILVDLAEELGLDLADLYDAVEVSYRSNTKSTKPIRLPEPEDLFYLAGLMFGDGCWNQLTNGSEAIQGEVKRIASDMGLEVRVRRYEGKTARIDFPETVPRILEALFDYPRRKKAHRIRVNDFLTRAPLDCIAEFIRGYFDADGTVEEGRSAVSVTSVSREFLEDLQLLLQKFDVASYLREGDGAYTLYVSGARSLERFPGFREPEKAEKLKKLMEKASSSELEKVPISGEILREVRGDVPTTRMFNCYSNYEGGQVGLTKSSLEKVISTLEAVGVEGEALERLKALARDDVCFLEVVRVEEVEYDGYVYDFTVEEHHNFAAEGFVVHNTTLSDQLLAGAGMISEELAGDQLVLDFDEMEQERGITIDAANVSMVHEYEGEEYLINLIDTPGHVDFSGDVTRAMRAVDGAIVVVCAVEGVMPQTETVLRQALRERVRPVLYINKVDRLINELKLSPEEMQNRFLEIISEVNKMIEQMAPEEFKDEWKVSVEDGSVAFGSAYYGWGISFPFMEKTGITFKDIIEYCQQDKQKELAQEAPVYQVVLDMVVKHLPDPVTAQEYRIEQIWPGDPESEDGKTLRKCDPNGKLAMVVTDVRIDEHAGEVATGRVYSGTIREGQQVYLASSKKETRVQQVGIYMGPDRIRTDEVPAGNIAAVTGLRDVWAGETVTDPEDPIEPFEELQHFAEPVVTVAVEAKNTQDLPKLIEILHQIAKEDPTVKVEINEETGQHLVSGMGELHLEIIAHRIKERGVDIKVSEPIVVYREGVFGVCDDEVEGKSPNKHNKFYVTVEPVEEEIVEAIEEGKFNPEEMSKKELEETLMEYGMDRDDAKAVETVKGTNFFLDKTVGLQYLNEVMELLIEGFEEAMEEGPLAKEPCRGVKVSLVDAEIHEDPVHRGPAQVIPAIKRAIYGGMLLADTHLLEPMQYIYVTVPQDYMGAVTKEIQGRRGTIEEIQQEGDTVIIKGKAPVAEMFGFANDIRSATEGRAIWTTEHAGYERVPEELEEQIIREIRERKGLKPEPPKPEDYIEDYGG
- a CDS encoding 30S ribosomal protein S7, which translates into the protein MKVFGKWDPTEVEVRDPGLKDYICLKPMYLPHTGGRHAKKRFAKAEVPIVERLINRVMRTEKNTGKKHLAYNIVKRAFDIIHERTGENPIQVLVQALENAAPREETTTIIYGGISYHEAVDSSPQRRLDIALRLITEGAQQRAFRNPKPIEECLAEEIIAAARYDTECHSIRRKEEIERIAEAAR
- a CDS encoding 30S ribosomal protein S12; translation: MPGKKSPAGEFAARKLREKRKKFRWKDERYKRRMLKLDEKADPLEGAPQARGIVLEKVGVEAKQPNSAIRKCVRVQLIKNGKQVTAFCPGDGAIDYIDEHDEVVIEGIGGPKGRAKGDIPGVRYKVVKVNDVALSELLKGKIEKPMR
- a CDS encoding NusA-like transcription termination signal-binding factor, with translation MAVKLETEQIRMIALFESLTGAHVLDCVIDDEHNRAIFVVKEGQIGLAIGKKGQNVRRVQEQLGMDVEVVEHSEDPEKFIRNALFPARVKSVRVTERGNKKVAIVDVPESERGRVIGKGGRNIKKARILARRHHGIDDIIVT
- a CDS encoding 50S ribosomal protein L30e, with amino-acid sequence MQEIERQIRMAVETGDVVLGSNQTIKLLKLGKPKLVIVAANCPAEIREDIEYYAELADVPVFVYPGTSMDLGDVCGRPHVVASMAVLDDGESDLIATVRKAMEEGAAPS